A genomic segment from Streptomyces sp. NBC_00459 encodes:
- a CDS encoding flavodoxin domain-containing protein: MLTKVLIAYGTTNGSTARIAETIAEVLRKEGVSAEAVPARSVTNVESYNAVVVGGALYAGRWHKDARRFVRRHGRTLAGRPLWFFSSGPLDASASERSIPPVAGVKRAMIRLDAREHVTFGGCLEEGAKGFIARKIISSGKGGDFRDFEQVEAWATRIGAGFTAESQRI, from the coding sequence ATGCTCACGAAAGTGCTGATTGCCTACGGAACGACGAACGGTTCGACCGCGCGGATCGCCGAGACCATCGCCGAAGTCCTGCGCAAGGAGGGGGTGTCGGCCGAGGCGGTTCCCGCCCGGTCCGTGACGAACGTGGAGTCGTACAACGCGGTGGTGGTGGGTGGCGCGCTGTACGCGGGGCGCTGGCACAAGGACGCCCGCCGCTTCGTCCGCCGTCACGGCCGCACGCTGGCGGGGCGCCCGCTGTGGTTCTTCAGCAGCGGTCCGCTCGACGCCTCTGCCTCGGAGCGGAGCATCCCGCCCGTAGCCGGAGTGAAGCGGGCCATGATCCGGCTCGACGCCAGGGAACACGTCACCTTCGGGGGTTGCCTCGAAGAGGGAGCGAAGGGATTCATCGCGCGGAAGATCATCTCCTCCGGCAAGGGCGGAGACTTCCGCGACTTCGAGCAGGTCGAGGCGTGGGCCACGCGGATCGGCGCCGGGTTCACGGCAGAGTCGCAGCGGATCTGA
- a CDS encoding universal stress protein — protein sequence MLRNVTVGLDGSPESLAAADWAAREAQLRDMPLRLVHARHRQPHTYASLAGTLMASPVKEPHPDPAERLPREISARLAERHPGLRVSAEQSTERPVPALLAASRDADLLVLGSRGLSGVTGFLAGSVTLSVVARTERPVVLVRAGEGAGTGTGTDHLTGDVVLGLDLEDSAGPVIEFAFQAASHRAANLRVVHGWKPPSSSGYGAAFDIEPNAELGARVRQELADVLMPWRSKFPGVEVREQTLIGTAGSHLVNASRNAALVVVGRRNRRTRAGNHIGPVTHAVLHHTAAPVAVVPHA from the coding sequence ATGCTCCGCAACGTCACCGTCGGCCTGGACGGCTCACCCGAGAGCCTCGCCGCCGCCGACTGGGCCGCCCGCGAGGCGCAGCTCCGCGACATGCCCCTGCGCCTCGTGCACGCCCGTCACCGGCAGCCCCACACATACGCGTCACTGGCGGGCACCCTCATGGCGTCACCCGTGAAGGAACCGCACCCCGACCCGGCCGAACGCCTGCCGCGCGAGATCTCGGCCCGGCTTGCCGAACGCCATCCCGGTCTGCGCGTCAGCGCCGAACAGAGCACGGAGCGGCCCGTCCCGGCCCTGCTGGCCGCCTCCCGGGACGCCGATCTCCTGGTGCTCGGATCCCGCGGTCTGAGCGGGGTGACCGGGTTTCTGGCCGGTTCCGTCACGCTCTCCGTCGTGGCGCGGACCGAGCGGCCGGTCGTCCTTGTCCGAGCCGGCGAAGGCGCCGGAACCGGAACCGGAACCGATCACCTGACGGGCGATGTCGTGCTCGGGCTCGACCTGGAGGACTCCGCCGGCCCCGTGATCGAGTTCGCGTTCCAGGCGGCTTCCCACCGTGCGGCGAACCTGCGCGTCGTCCACGGCTGGAAGCCACCGTCCTCCTCCGGCTACGGCGCCGCCTTCGACATCGAGCCCAACGCGGAACTGGGCGCGCGGGTACGGCAGGAGCTGGCCGACGTACTCATGCCGTGGCGGTCGAAGTTCCCCGGCGTCGAGGTGAGAGAGCAGACTCTGATCGGCACGGCGGGCTCCCACCTGGTGAACGCCTCCCGGAACGCCGCACTTGTCGTCGTCGGCCGGCGGAACCGTCGTACGCGGGCCGGGAACCACATCGGGCCGGTGACGCACGCGGTCCTGCATCACACCGCCGCCCCGGTCGCGGTGGTCCCGCACGCGTGA
- a CDS encoding bifunctional acetate--CoA ligase family protein/GNAT family N-acetyltransferase: MTDDTLGRPTVHALLPDGTTVCIRSVRPDDHERLQGLYEDMSTENLRLRFFTSNRRSAATAADRACAPPRPGSGYRALLAESRGQVIGLAEYEAGGDPASAEMSVAVADRLHHHGVGTLLVEHLVSAARADGITTFTADALSENHEVLRLFADLGLRTTRRFDGPEVRCAIELNEGEGEGEGDDEDDDGCLSAVEARGRVADVASLEPLLRPGAVAVVGAGRRPGSVGRALLHHLHEGGFTRRLFAVNPCATSILGVPSHPSVGALPQVPDLAVLAVPAAALPDTAEECGKAGVRALLVVSAGLDSRQAEALMTTCRTYGMRLVGPNSLGISNTDPALSLDATFAADHPRRGTAGVAVQSGGVGIALLDGLSRLGIGVSSFASLGDKYDVSGNDMLQWWESDGRTELALLHLESFGNPRAFSRTARRVTRRMPVLTVDAGRTDAGRRAAASHTAAAATPTMTRQALFTQAGITATRSVGELLEAAALLHSQPLPTGSRVAIVTNAGGAGVMAADACVEAGLSLPPLTSSVVESLYAVLPDGSTVGNLVDATAAVTEEQLGDCVDVIMRYPGIDAVLVALVPTAVAAATGDDLVRALTNGPAHRALPVTVVRLEQDLPVRLLPTRGGGAIPSYAEPGSAARALAHASRRAAWLSRPAGTVPELPEVTEADTARARAVAETYLATHPDGGRLDPRTCAELLACYGIPQLPWSWAETEDDAVIAAERLRGPDGRVVMKAHWPGQLHKSEQHAVHLDLRGDAQVRSAFRDFATRFAGLMTGVVVQPLAARGTELFAGVVRDEVFGPLVLFGLGGTATEVLADQAARLAPLTDHDVHDLITAPRCAPLLFGAHGSGPVDLQGLEQLLLRLSRIAVDLPQLAEADFNPVLTTPDAVMVLDARVRLLPRTAQDPYLRRLR; the protein is encoded by the coding sequence ATGACGGATGACACACTCGGCCGGCCCACGGTCCATGCCCTGCTCCCGGACGGCACCACGGTGTGCATACGTTCTGTGCGGCCGGACGATCACGAGCGACTGCAGGGGCTCTACGAGGACATGTCCACGGAGAATCTGCGGCTGCGGTTCTTCACGTCGAACCGGCGTTCCGCCGCGACGGCCGCCGACCGGGCCTGTGCGCCACCGCGCCCCGGATCCGGCTACCGGGCGCTGCTGGCCGAGTCGCGGGGGCAGGTGATCGGCCTGGCCGAGTACGAGGCCGGCGGCGACCCGGCCTCGGCCGAGATGTCCGTCGCCGTGGCCGACAGGCTGCACCACCACGGCGTCGGCACGCTCCTCGTCGAGCACCTGGTCTCCGCCGCCCGCGCGGACGGCATCACCACGTTCACGGCGGACGCGCTGAGCGAGAACCACGAGGTGCTTCGGCTCTTCGCCGACCTGGGCCTGCGCACCACCCGCCGTTTCGACGGTCCGGAAGTGCGCTGCGCCATCGAACTGAACGAGGGCGAGGGCGAGGGTGAGGGTGACGACGAGGACGACGACGGTTGTCTCTCCGCCGTCGAGGCCCGCGGCCGGGTCGCCGACGTGGCCAGTCTGGAGCCGCTGCTGCGGCCGGGAGCGGTCGCCGTGGTGGGCGCCGGGCGCAGGCCCGGATCGGTGGGGCGGGCCCTCCTGCACCATCTGCACGAGGGCGGCTTCACCCGGCGGCTCTTCGCGGTGAACCCCTGTGCCACCTCGATCCTCGGCGTGCCGTCCCACCCCTCGGTCGGCGCGCTGCCCCAGGTCCCGGATCTCGCGGTCCTCGCGGTGCCCGCGGCGGCCCTCCCCGACACCGCGGAGGAGTGCGGCAAGGCCGGTGTACGGGCGCTGCTCGTCGTCTCGGCCGGTCTCGACAGCCGGCAGGCGGAAGCCCTGATGACCACGTGCCGTACGTACGGCATGCGGCTCGTCGGACCCAACTCCCTCGGTATCTCCAACACCGACCCGGCGCTCTCCCTCGACGCCACCTTCGCGGCGGATCATCCGCGCCGCGGCACGGCAGGCGTCGCCGTCCAGTCCGGCGGCGTCGGCATCGCCCTGCTCGACGGACTGTCCCGCCTGGGGATCGGGGTGTCGTCGTTCGCCTCTCTCGGCGACAAGTACGACGTCAGCGGCAACGACATGCTCCAGTGGTGGGAGAGCGACGGCCGCACCGAACTCGCCCTGCTGCACCTGGAGTCCTTCGGCAACCCGCGTGCGTTCTCCCGTACCGCACGGCGCGTGACCCGTCGTATGCCCGTGCTGACGGTCGACGCGGGCCGTACCGACGCCGGCCGCCGCGCCGCCGCCTCGCACACAGCGGCCGCCGCCACCCCGACCATGACCCGGCAGGCCCTGTTCACCCAGGCGGGGATCACCGCGACCCGGTCTGTGGGCGAACTCCTCGAAGCCGCCGCCCTGTTGCACTCTCAGCCGCTCCCGACGGGCAGCCGCGTGGCCATCGTCACCAACGCGGGCGGCGCGGGGGTCATGGCCGCGGACGCCTGCGTGGAGGCGGGGTTGTCGCTTCCACCGCTCACATCCTCGGTGGTCGAGAGCCTGTATGCCGTACTGCCCGACGGTTCCACCGTCGGCAATCTCGTCGACGCCACCGCTGCCGTCACGGAGGAGCAGCTCGGCGACTGCGTGGACGTGATCATGCGGTACCCGGGTATCGACGCCGTCCTCGTGGCCCTCGTCCCCACGGCCGTCGCCGCCGCGACCGGCGACGACCTGGTGCGGGCCCTCACCAACGGCCCCGCACACCGCGCCCTTCCGGTCACCGTCGTACGCCTGGAGCAGGACCTGCCGGTCCGGCTCCTGCCGACGCGGGGCGGCGGCGCCATCCCGTCGTACGCCGAACCGGGCTCGGCGGCACGGGCGTTGGCGCACGCCTCCCGCCGCGCTGCCTGGCTGAGCCGGCCCGCGGGCACCGTGCCCGAGCTCCCCGAGGTCACGGAGGCCGACACGGCCCGGGCCCGCGCGGTCGCCGAGACCTATCTCGCCACCCACCCGGACGGCGGCCGGCTCGATCCGCGCACCTGCGCCGAACTCCTCGCCTGCTACGGCATTCCCCAGCTCCCTTGGTCCTGGGCGGAGACGGAGGACGACGCCGTCATCGCGGCCGAACGGCTGCGCGGCCCCGACGGGCGGGTGGTCATGAAGGCCCACTGGCCCGGCCAGCTGCACAAGAGCGAACAGCACGCCGTGCACCTCGATCTCAGGGGTGACGCCCAAGTGCGGTCCGCCTTCAGGGACTTCGCGACACGGTTCGCCGGCCTGATGACCGGGGTGGTCGTCCAGCCACTGGCCGCGCGCGGCACCGAACTGTTCGCGGGGGTCGTGCGGGACGAGGTCTTCGGACCGCTCGTGCTGTTCGGACTCGGCGGCACCGCGACCGAGGTCCTGGCCGACCAGGCCGCCCGGCTCGCGCCGCTGACCGACCACGACGTCCACGACCTGATCACCGCGCCGCGCTGCGCACCGCTCCTGTTCGGCGCGCACGGGAGCGGGCCCGTCGACCTCCAGGGTCTGGAACAACTGCTGCTGCGCCTGTCCCGCATCGCGGTCGACCTTCCGCAACTCGCCGAGGCCGACTTCAACCCCGTACTCACGACGCCTGATGCGGTCATGGTGCTCGACGCACGAGTCCGCCTGCTGCCGCGCACGGCTCAGGACCCCTATCTGCGCCGACTGCGCTGA
- a CDS encoding sensor histidine kinase: protein MSEDRRGGAEEYVPKLRLDELLGELQVRIDAVRGTRDRLHSLLEAVLSVGRELDLPQVLRSIVEAAVVLVDAEYGALGVIGGDQKLSEFLTVGIGEEERSEIGALPSGHGLLGELIRHPSPLRLPELSEHPASAGFPAHHPPMHSFLGVPIRVRDEVFGNLYLTEKRSAREFDVEDESVLSTLAVAAGVAIENARLYEETRLRERWQRASGKVTSMLLSGAPSADVLELIVDEARKIVSADMGLIAEHVPGEETLRPALAVGLGREERSGLVLSARDGFVGAALGAAAPVVSADIERDARMGEDEAQWAGLGPVVAVPLGAGGKARGVLLLGRVPAGKPFGDLDTGPLLGFADQAALALELAERRRDVEQLTLLQDRDRIARDLHDLAIQRLFAAGMTLQSTQRFMEHPEGMERLTRTVDDLDDTIKIIRSTIFGLRTHSGVGRESDGLRGRVAEAVRASATSLGFPPALRIEGLVETDVPGDIADHAVAVLGEALSNAARHSGARAVDVRLQCARGELTLTVTDDGCGVPGDAGRSGLKNIKERAVALGGTLKLGERPEGGGTRLVWRVPVGVDGATEGD, encoded by the coding sequence ATGAGCGAGGATCGACGCGGCGGTGCCGAGGAGTACGTGCCCAAGCTGCGGCTCGACGAGCTGCTGGGCGAGCTGCAGGTGCGCATCGACGCGGTGCGCGGGACCCGGGACCGACTGCACAGCCTGCTGGAGGCCGTCCTCTCGGTCGGGCGGGAGCTCGACCTGCCACAGGTGCTGCGCAGCATCGTCGAGGCCGCGGTGGTGCTGGTGGACGCCGAGTACGGGGCGCTGGGCGTGATCGGCGGTGACCAGAAGCTGTCCGAGTTCCTGACCGTCGGTATCGGCGAGGAGGAGCGGTCGGAGATCGGGGCGCTGCCCAGCGGGCACGGGCTCCTCGGCGAGCTGATCCGGCATCCGTCGCCCCTGCGGCTGCCGGAGCTGTCGGAGCATCCGGCGTCGGCCGGCTTCCCGGCCCACCATCCGCCGATGCACTCCTTCCTCGGCGTACCGATCCGGGTGCGCGACGAGGTCTTCGGGAACCTCTACCTCACCGAGAAACGCAGCGCCAGGGAATTCGACGTGGAGGACGAGTCCGTCCTGTCGACGCTCGCGGTGGCAGCCGGAGTGGCCATCGAGAACGCACGGCTGTACGAGGAGACCAGGCTGCGCGAACGCTGGCAGCGGGCCAGCGGCAAGGTCACCAGCATGCTCCTGTCCGGTGCGCCGAGCGCGGACGTCCTGGAACTGATCGTCGACGAGGCCCGGAAGATCGTCTCCGCCGACATGGGGCTGATCGCGGAACACGTACCGGGCGAGGAGACGCTGCGGCCGGCCCTGGCGGTCGGCCTGGGACGAGAGGAACGCAGCGGTCTGGTGCTGTCCGCGCGCGACGGTTTCGTCGGAGCGGCACTCGGCGCGGCGGCGCCGGTGGTCAGCGCCGACATCGAGCGCGACGCGCGCATGGGCGAGGACGAAGCCCAGTGGGCCGGGCTGGGACCCGTGGTCGCGGTGCCGCTCGGCGCCGGCGGCAAGGCGCGGGGCGTGCTGTTGCTGGGACGTGTGCCGGCCGGTAAGCCGTTCGGCGATCTGGACACCGGGCCGCTGCTCGGGTTCGCCGACCAGGCGGCACTGGCCCTGGAGCTGGCCGAACGGCGGCGGGACGTGGAACAGCTCACATTGCTTCAGGACCGTGACCGCATCGCACGCGACCTCCATGATCTCGCCATCCAGCGGCTCTTCGCCGCCGGCATGACCCTGCAGAGCACCCAGCGCTTCATGGAGCACCCCGAGGGCATGGAGCGGCTGACCCGGACCGTCGACGACCTCGACGACACCATCAAGATCATTCGGTCCACGATCTTCGGACTGCGCACCCACAGCGGGGTCGGGCGGGAGAGCGACGGCCTGCGCGGCCGGGTGGCCGAGGCGGTGCGTGCCTCGGCCACGTCACTCGGATTCCCGCCCGCACTGCGTATCGAGGGGCTGGTCGAGACCGACGTCCCCGGCGACATCGCCGACCATGCGGTCGCGGTGCTCGGCGAAGCCCTCAGCAACGCGGCCCGGCACTCCGGAGCACGGGCGGTGGACGTCAGGCTTCAGTGCGCCAGGGGCGAGTTGACGCTCACGGTGACGGACGACGGCTGCGGGGTGCCGGGTGACGCCGGACGCAGCGGGCTGAAGAACATCAAGGAGCGGGCCGTCGCTCTCGGCGGAACTCTGAAACTCGGCGAACGGCCGGAAGGCGGCGGCACACGGCTGGTGTGGCGGGTTCCCGTGGGTGTGGACGGTGCCACGGAAGGAGACTGA
- a CDS encoding universal stress protein yields MLRHVTAGIDGSPESLTAAHWAAREATRRGAALCLVHAWEWHPHAAPSVPADMSERAFAEDLPERAADSVRAAHPGLRVIGQALADSPVSALLKAAEQAELLVLGSRGLGGVAGFLMGSVSQRVVARAPGPVVLVRVGGSTTDEHFSAPDGISPDEIPGIPFRDVVLGLDTGRPCDELIEFAFDAAGRRGSSLRVVHAFSRPVDFAAAEGIVLVSGPEPRVEQERAVVAALRPWREKFPEVAVTESVAEGRAADELIGASAGASLVVVGRRIRESRLGTHLGPVAHAALHHAPCPVAVVPHA; encoded by the coding sequence ATGCTTCGACACGTCACCGCGGGGATCGACGGTTCTCCCGAGAGCCTGACAGCCGCGCACTGGGCGGCCCGGGAAGCCACACGCCGGGGCGCCGCGCTGTGCCTGGTGCATGCCTGGGAGTGGCATCCGCACGCGGCCCCGTCCGTGCCCGCCGACATGTCCGAACGGGCTTTTGCCGAGGACCTGCCGGAACGGGCGGCGGACAGCGTGCGCGCCGCGCACCCGGGTCTGCGGGTCATCGGCCAGGCGCTGGCGGACTCGCCGGTCTCGGCCCTCCTCAAGGCGGCCGAGCAAGCCGAACTACTGGTCCTCGGCTCCCGTGGACTCGGCGGCGTCGCGGGGTTCCTGATGGGATCGGTGTCGCAGCGGGTCGTCGCCAGGGCACCGGGTCCCGTGGTGTTGGTGAGGGTGGGCGGGAGCACCACCGATGAGCACTTCTCGGCACCGGACGGCATCTCCCCGGACGAGATACCCGGGATCCCGTTCCGCGATGTCGTACTCGGTCTCGACACCGGCCGGCCCTGCGACGAGCTGATCGAGTTCGCCTTCGACGCCGCCGGGCGCCGGGGCTCCTCGCTGCGCGTGGTCCACGCCTTCAGCCGTCCGGTGGACTTCGCGGCGGCGGAAGGGATCGTCCTGGTGAGCGGCCCGGAGCCACGGGTGGAGCAGGAGCGCGCCGTGGTCGCCGCGCTGCGCCCCTGGCGCGAGAAGTTCCCCGAGGTCGCCGTCACCGAGAGCGTCGCCGAAGGACGTGCGGCCGACGAGCTGATCGGCGCCTCGGCCGGCGCGTCCCTCGTCGTCGTGGGACGCCGGATCCGCGAATCCCGTCTCGGCACCCACCTCGGCCCCGTCGCACACGCGGCGCTGCATCACGCGCCCTGCCCCGTCGCCGTCGTCCCGCACGCCTGA
- a CDS encoding response regulator transcription factor, whose product MAEARAFTEQNPIRVFLLDDHEVVRRGLTDLLDSEPDISVVGDADSVEQALVRGPALRPDVAVLDVRLPDGDGISVCRELRSRMPELACLMLTSFDEEEALLDAIMAGAAGYVLKQIRGSDLVAAVRTVASGQSMLDPTTTARLMRSLRADPTEQPAPAPGLAGLSPRERDILALIGDGLTNREIGKKLYLSEKTVKNHISRLLAKLGVQRRVQAAVLASHLEQPTSPDRPTR is encoded by the coding sequence ATGGCCGAGGCACGCGCCTTCACGGAACAGAACCCGATCCGGGTCTTCCTGCTGGACGACCACGAGGTCGTACGACGCGGTCTCACCGACCTGCTGGACTCCGAGCCGGACATCTCGGTGGTCGGCGACGCGGACAGCGTCGAGCAGGCGCTGGTGCGCGGGCCGGCGCTGCGCCCGGACGTGGCCGTCCTCGACGTACGCCTGCCGGACGGTGACGGGATCAGTGTCTGCCGTGAGCTGCGCAGCCGGATGCCGGAGCTGGCCTGTCTGATGCTGACGTCCTTCGACGAGGAGGAAGCCCTGCTCGACGCGATCATGGCCGGGGCGGCGGGCTATGTGCTCAAGCAGATCAGGGGGTCCGACCTGGTCGCGGCGGTCCGCACCGTCGCCTCCGGCCAGTCGATGCTGGATCCGACGACGACCGCCCGCCTGATGCGCTCCCTGCGGGCCGACCCCACCGAGCAACCGGCACCCGCACCCGGGCTCGCCGGCCTGTCACCCCGCGAGCGGGACATCCTCGCGCTGATCGGGGACGGGCTCACCAACCGTGAGATCGGCAAGAAGCTCTACCTGTCCGAGAAGACGGTGAAGAACCACATCTCCCGGCTGCTGGCCAAGCTCGGCGTCCAGCGCCGTGTCCAGGCGGCGGTCCTGGCCAGCCATCTCGAACAGCCCACCTCCCCCGACCGCCCGACGCGCTGA